In Lactuca sativa cultivar Salinas chromosome 5, Lsat_Salinas_v11, whole genome shotgun sequence, the DNA window taggagtacgcccaacgtactcgtgtACGTGACTTGGAGTCCGTCACCTCCCCTACTCCTTTGCATGAATGTCATGTGTCATAGCCTTGTTGAGTCCGTAGTTATCTCTTAGTGTGCCCCACGTACCatgatgtacgcccaacgtactgcttGAAGAGGGAGTACACCCATCGTACTCTaaatttacgcccaacgtaatccgatGGTACATCCCCTATAAATAGCACCCGATGGCTTACGGGTTTTTGTTTACAAACTCAACTCTCTTTCACTCTTTACTCTATTTTAGCCTACTTTTAACCCCTTAAAGACCTGATATCATCCCCggcacccgaagcaagtcccgaagctctGAAGTTTCCcgagaaaattatattttcaagcCGAAACTCTATCCACATGAAGCCCGATTTTTGAGAAAACACCCCGGTTTCATCAGAGAAGATTAATTTAAGAAACTCGGTGCTGCCCAATTACagtttgatcaagtgagtgtgtagtcactttcttcttacaaataaatatgaagtattttctataaaatatgtgttatgtgtaattatatttttttttatttgagataagtgttgaataaatgttttatacaagttttaaactgtatatgtatttttatctacaaatatgttgggtaaaacatgagtagataaaatagttgatgtgtgttaaaatgatgagaggcctcgatgatgatgatgttgttgttgtagtcatctagcggagtatagatgacgaccacggacctttctagacagtccagtggaacgctagcaggttcgcaacctgTAGATTTGGTGAACTATATGTTGATTGGtctactccatccccctcatcgTTGCCTTagggacatgtatggctgaggaatccccttagtagtagtgtccatcccaatgatgacccataggctaggtcccttatgataggtgtttagggatgtaaggtaaggataacgggaacgggtaatcagggttattgttggttgatgaaattaataagtttattattggttgatgaaattaataaatatattattctttcttggttgaaaaccctatatgctaacCAGGCtaccaagcctgacctactcagctttttatattacaagtagtgGACCCAAAGCATAGTTGAATGATGAcgagggatttttggattataggccagtagttgtatataactgttgcAAGGCTTATaatatgttgtttatgcttttggtatgtatcagaacatgacatcccgaggttttgttatataatgaaaatacatttctttaagaaatgctttgataaatttcttttatcatattttcttttggggacaaattccacaacatcttttaaaaagattactccgattttattttaaaagcataactAAATCGGTATTTTATGCACGAgaaaatttggggatgtcatagctCAAACAACCGACCAAACTTCATATCCAAACCATGAATTTCTCCATATCATCTAgaaattcataaagttgcaaatgtATGAAATCTCACCACCCAAACTAGCCAGATCTAGAAGAAAAATGGATAGAACTCAAGATCTTGCATCCTAGTAACATAAAGGTGGAGCCTTGAACACTTATAAGGGTCTAAAATCAAGCTAGGATGGAAGATGGAGATTTTCTTGTTAAATCGAGACGCTAGATCTTCTTCTTGTTTCTTCAAAACCAACACAAGTTGCTAAAATTAGCACAAAAGCACCAAGGAAGATTAGGgttaaggtttctagggtttgagAGTGATGGAGACTGAGAATGAAGAACCCTAGCCTCCCATTTTCCGCTTAATacctaaacatttgggtttaagACATAAGTGGCAGCCACGTTGTGCCCTTTACTTTCCATGTCATGTCGAGTCAAAAGTGACCCACGACTAAAAATGCATCGCAACGCCGTGGCGACCCATCCCCATGCAGTGGCGATTCCCAAAATCGAACTTCTAATTAAAGTAAAATATACCTCAAGACCAAATGTTACGACCCTAACTTTACTACCCTACAAAATAGATGTCATTGGCTTCTACGTCATGGTTTAATTAGGTTTTAAAGATTATCACCTATCTTTTCTACTTAGGTACATATTATTTCAATCTTTGTTATTGTATGTCTACTTAGGTACATATTATTTCAATCTTTGTTATTGTATGGTTGTTTGATTATATATTGATTTTATAGATTTCCATTGTTGTGTGATTTGATTTGCGTTGTTAATTGTTTCGTCAAATTGATGATAGTTAAGAAATATAGGTAGGTACAATTTATTTTCTTGTTGATAATGACCTTGGATTTTTTTTGTATCGATAAATGGAATGGGAGGATCTTGGCAGTAAAGGTAATATCTTTCTTTCTATATTTAATCTACTTCAAGATATGTTTAGTAAAGTTATACGCAAGATTGTTCATAATTGGTGTTAGCTTgaaagtattatatatatatatatatatatatatatatataatccaaaaTTAGGATTTTCTATTAATAAAATAGGATAATTTTGAATATATATCTTCACACAATGACATGTAGAGCTTATgatttttacttttgtttttgaTGTTTCAGCTACAACATCATCAATGAATATCTTAAAGGTATCTGATGCATAATTGGTGTTGTATACTTATATTTACATCGATTGAAATCTAAAGTGTGTTTATGGCCATTTATTATAGAGTTTTGTCTTACTTCATGTAACCAAgtgaaaatattttctttattacaCCAAGAAAATAAATCCTCGTATAAGAAGTAGGAAGTTGAGCCCTAGATCCTTGATTGAAGATCCAACTACAGTATTATAGGTATTTTCTCTTGAATTGTTTTTTGTTTGTAATATTGctattgtttattgtttattgaTGTAGCTTAGCGAAGGgacatttctttaagttcatgtTAGACAGAGAATGGGCTTATGGAAGCAGTTTCTCTTATAATATAAACAATTTCATGTATGCATGTTGATTTAACATATGGATGTGTGGAAGCGATTGTTCAATGCAACCATCATCAGACAAAAGGGAAAAAAATCTTTCAAATAATGTTGGGAAACATTGATACTATTACAAATGTAGCCAGTCATTGGGAAGAGACATATATTGCTCACTTCATATATATAAAACCCTTCACTTCAAAGCATTATTTACAGCGAAGACAAGTGCCAGTTCAGTTTATAAAGCTAATTTTAAACTTATACAATTAGGATTTTGGAAACAAGGGCCTTATTTAATTGATGATCATTAACAATAtaataacaaatccttaaccttTCAAATTCCcatgttatatatgtatgtattatgtaTGAATAAATACACTATTATATAGTCAAATGTTGGGATAACTGATTATCCCATTTATTTCAAAGTTTAATCATTATTCTTTGTTTTTAAGTATAAGTTCATTGTTGACTTGTATCAGaatgaaaagaaattgaaagttcaatgttataaagaaaaagaaataatagatttttttttataaaattgtgattttataaaaatggttattttatataagattgtattatttgtgtTTAAAATTGTTCTTATTAGAAGAGTAGAATGATAATTTTTCTCATTTAAGACATCCAATTAACAACCTTACCAAACAGCCTGAACCATTTATAACCTTTAAATGATCATTTTGGGCTCTTAAATATTCAGCTACTTAACAATTCAATGATTACCAAAGAGTCCCTAGAAATGTACAGATATTTGCAGCTGATTGTTATTATTGATGAATTAGTATGGTTGATTTTGCATTTTCTATGGCTTTACTTTGCAGGTGGTAGTCTAATTAAGACAGTAAATTACCTCTGAAATTTATAAATACATGCCTATATACAGAAATCATAAAGTACTGACGAGCATCTCGAACTTTGCACTAATCAAGGTACATAGTTTAGTGCGTCTAACaattcaaaaacacaaaaaatacGAAAATCAACATATCAAAACAAAGAAAATTTGACTATTCAAGTGCATAGTGCAAGATTATGAAACTTACACTTGAATTCTCATCCAGAAAACCATATCGAATCCTAACTTATAGTACCAGTACTGCCTTGTCATACGAAGGTCTAGTGATATAACATAAACCCAACAATTATTTTTAAAACCTAGCCTTAAACCTAACCTTAAACTACCCTAACCGCTTTTCATCTTTCACTACTATATTAAGACCACTAACAGATTGGTGGTGCTGGACATTGGACTAAGGATTAGTGTTGTTGGACAGATCATTGCCTTTGAGTTCAGCGGTGGTGGTGGTAACCGGAAGAGTTCTAGGGTTTTGGGTGGTACTCTTGTGCAATATGGAGTTGTATCAtgattcatcatcatcatcatcatagtcATAAGTGGGCAATTACACATGAGGTTGCAGGTTTGATCAGAATGGAAATCCATTTTCCCATTGATGATAATCTTTCTAGAGTTGGATCCGTCTTCATCTCCACCAACCTGTACACATATTACAAATAAAATACTATTCGGGAAATGAATGCAAtgtaaaaaaatgaataaaaaagttCTATTTTTTAAATGTGGAAAAAATAAATTCCACAAATGGCAGATGGCCAATATTATGCTCACCTGATTTTCTTAAATAATAATGTAACATGGAGATAAAGTTCTATTGTAACTTACTTGATAATTTCTTTAGTTGTTACattctttatcaaaatcatattccCTTAAAGACAGTTAAATTAGAGTTtaggtgttatatatatatatatatatatatatatatatatatatatatatatatatatatatatatatatatatatatatatatatatatatatatatatatatatatatatatatatatatatatatatatatatatatatatatatatatatatatatatatatatatatatatatatatatatatatatcgttacaTTCAAATGAGACCATAAGATTATGTGAGATATGAGGACGTAATTTTAGTCATACATTTTGAAATATCAAAAAAgtagaaaaaaaatattaacatTATTTTCATcacttttttattaaaaaattacattttaaactataaatattcaaatacaattacTATAATATTATTCTACAATTATAAGGATGTTCTAATAATCTACTAGAATTTTTAGAATATACTGAATATTTTTCTAGAATATTACACATAAAATTTTGTTAGATaattttacacacacacacacacaaacacacacacacacacacacacacacacacacatatatatatatatatatatatatatatatatatatatatatatatatatatatatatatatatatatcgctaCGTTATAATGTAGATTGACAACTATTATGAGGACGTGTGGACAATGTTATTCTATCAGGATTACTAACAGGATAACTTTTTTAGTAATGCGAATACGTTTAACCTCACACGAATATCGGTATTTTCATGCATTCTTtctaatttttattcatttttgttctcacacatcatttttcactcattttcattattATAGAATACGactacataaacattttcacaaaatgataataataataaaaattttataataaccttatagacgagttaattagtgagaatgtaaaataatgacaatagttatgtaagattgaacatattcatattatcaaacaacatattttctttgtcatttctCACATAATAGCACTATTCACACGTCAGCACAATAGATgttaatccacatttgaaccaagctatatatatatatatatatatacacacacacgcacaaacacacacaaacatacttaacaaacaataatttttaattttttttattattttgtttttttattcttttttaattAAAGAATGACAAAAaataatacttaaaaaaaatcaaaatattccATTTATTTAgcaatttatatttttttctatttttttttcgaaaatagATAACTACgattttggtgtgtgtgtgtgtgtctatatatatatatatatatatatatatatatatatatatatatatatatatatatatatatatatatatttatatatatatatatatatatatatatatatatatatatatttatatatatatatatatatatatatatatatatatatatatatatatatatatattacctgaTTAGGAGGAAGAAAGACTTGATCCTAAGCAGCGTAATGGTGATGCTGCTGGTACATGTCCATGAGTTTCTTTCGAAGCTTTTTTCGCTCGCGAGCTTTATGATTTTGAAACCAATAGAACACATTTTTTTCTTGTATTTTTCCATAAATTGACAACCTTGTCGTTATTTGTTGTATTTGAGTCAACGAAGGAGTTTTCAGGCCGCCTCTATACATTCCTTCCAATAGCATCACCTGCTCCGGCGTTGGACACCACCTCGTGGTTCCAGCGCCGATGTCCCTTGTTGCATCAATCATAGGCACAGATGCCATTTTTAACTCTATTATGTTTCAACTCTTTTTTGGTTGGAGTTTTGTTCAGAAAGTTTGTACATAGAAGTGATATTTATAAACATTGAATGAGTGAGTACATTACATAATTATCCTCAATTGTTTGTATGTACTTTTTCATACAAATAAATATTCATGGAACATCGTACTACTACAAAGTCCATAATTGATTGAATCAGATGAAGCCATGCAACACCTTTTtaaaattcttttatatatatatatatatatatatatatatatatatatatatatatatatatatatatagagagagagagagagagagagagagagaaagagagagacttagattctatggaaaacaaaaaaccctaaaaatacatAAACTTAAACTCGTAACTTGATTTACATCAAGGATTTTTAGGAAtttcatcatcatcttcctcttacataatttttcatttgcaatatatatatatatatatatatatatatatatatatatatatatatatatatatatatatatatatatatatagacacacacacacacacacacacatttgccGGTTACCCGCGCGATGTAGCGGCGTCAAATAATTAGTTTACATAAATATATTATGGCGGCGATTATTATACAATGCCCAAAATCTTGAATCGATTAAATTTATTAATTGAAACCATTACTAAGTGATATCCAATGGCTACCAAAATACATTAAACGATTTTTATGATTTGGATTACGGCGATAACATGATCAAACTATTTATACAATCCTTTACAGATTAGACTAATgttatactatattataaaacatattaatcatatttttaattttaagaggtataagttacaaaaaaaaaatttacaaatcAGTTATGCATAAATAATTcattaatacttaccaaaaattTGAAGACTTGAATTAAGGAAAGTAATTAAGAAATTTAATTTGgagcaaaatgaaaattttaaaatattaaatttatatatataaatttatttagatTTCTTAAACTAGACATCAgtattaattaatttacatcaaCAGTATAAACTGACAATATCAATATAaggtataaaaataaatattatatttaaaagtggaaagtttttattatataataactaataataaaatctaataattatttgcCCGTAAAAAAACTATTCGCCAAAAAATTATTTATCACCGTCGCTTTGCGCAGACAAACATCTAGTATTCTTAATGGATTAATTATGAGTTGATAATAATGGATAACCGAAAATGAACCGTCTTAATCGATTAACCAAAAAATAAGAGACATAACCGTCAGAATTAGTAATAATTTGGTTGTTACAGATCAGTTTTTCAGttcatttttgttttgttattatgGTCATCTCGACTTACATTCATATTACGATATTTCCACTTATTAAATTGATTCATCTATttgaaatatatgttttattAACTTGTAAGAGAGTTGTAAAGATGTTgtatctcataaggatacatgaaGTTATTAAGTGAAAATATGACTTCTTTCCACTTTGACGAAACATAATTGTTAAATGGGTAAAGTACACGAATgttccctatggtttggggtagcCTGCATGTTTAGTccctaattattttttttaactcggacaaTCCTTACAATTTGATTTTATTGCGAATTTCATCACTATCTAATTTGAATTTACTATATTACCCTTATGTATTTACTTTTTAATTAatctattgttttttatttttaaagaaaattaacaaaaagaaaagaaacgaGGCTATCTTCTCACATTCAATTCTTGTCTTTGTCCTTCATATCTCTCTCACCTCCGATGACCGTATCCGACAGCCACCATGTTTCACGTTCGGTAACAACGACCACCACCAAAATCGAGCTCTAGAACCCCTGACAAATTAAAAACCCCTTATGAAACTATCGATTTCTGAAAACCCAAATCCATCCTCTTCTGAATCTTCAAGTTCTGTAATCCTAAGATCAGACGACCAAACCATAGATCTCTTTGTTGCTTTCGTTGTTTCCGACAAAGATAaccccattttctctctcacgtcGTCTTTTTTGGAATAGAGAGGGAACCCAAAATTGAATCTGCATTTTTTTTCTCTGATTCACGTTTCAAAGAGGCTGACTAGATAAGTAGGGTTTCGAGAAGGCTTTCTTATTGAAATTTCTTAACAAAAAGTTTCTCATAGATCTGGATTTTTGTTTATTGATTCGGGTTTTCTTTATATCCATCTCAATATTTAGTATATTGCATCTGATTTTTATGTAGCAACGATTGTATCTGATTATTTGTATATTGTATATGGGTTTCTTTGTTGATGATTTGCTGGTAAGATTAAGAGTGATGGATTGCAGGTAAGAAGAAGATGTTCTTCAAGTAAGATGAAAACGATTGCGTCTAATATTTTGTATAGTATATTGATCTCATTTTTTTATTGTATATTGCATCTAGTTCATCCCCTTTAATATGTTtacttgttgattttgattttctgttttgtaggattgatttttgtttttatcATCTGGGCTTTCTTTACATCATGTATTTATGCATGTTTTAAGTTCGTTTTCTCATTGTTTCATAGACTGGGTGCCGATGAAACTAATGGGTATGAGAGGCATAAGGTGGTAGTTCTATCGGAGTTAGACAGGTGGTGCCAGAAACTGTAGGTAGGATGTGGAACATGGCGACCGGTGATTTTGGTCGGAGACGGCGACTGACGATGTTTGTCCGATGTGGCGGTGATAATGATACTGAAGTTGGTGGTCGGGGCTAATTGTATAAAACTCGAAAATAAATAAAGGATCcaataaacaataaaaaatgtTGGCTCATTTTTATTTTAATCAATTATCAATTCAATTATtttatcctccctaataaataaagaatttgTTGTCACTTGTCAATTTCTTATGTATTTggacacatgtaattttgtggttaattCTTAGAAATTAATTTACATTTGTCATTTTGtgataatttttgatttttttaattaactatCTAATTTTTACGCTATAGAAATTAATTAATATGTCATTAATTTGTTTccttatattttcaaaatttaatatgtttccttcaatatatataattcaaaattgacATGTTTTTTTAAAGTTTATTGTCATTTTAAGCAAAATGGTTTATATGaaaaaaataatcaaactttgttgCTTTTTATTGACAAACTAAAAAGAATGTTATATGgccaaaatataattatttttctatagtttgttttattaatataaattgaattatttatttattgattattttgtttgtatatatattttgaaattttatttttaaaaaaatacttaatgtttacactttgatatttaatgttttctttaaaaaaaatatatttaaagtttatatcttcatatataatttttttaatcaactcgAGTAGTACACGTGTTTCACACCTAGTAAATAATAATTAAGTAACTAAATAAAAAATGGCCAAGGACAGTATAGTGATTTCATATCTTATAGGGACTCAACGTGAAACAAAATTAAACTATAGGGatgatccgagttaaaaaaataagttaaggaccaaacgtgTAAGTTATCCCAAATcgcagggaccattcgtgtaatttacccttGTTAAATTTCCACTTTGAAGAAACATAATTGTTAAACACCCATGTGAGTTtggatttaattatttttattccaACTAAAATGAATGCCCTCACATGAGTTTAAATTTTTGTTATAGAACTATAATTGTTTATTTGCTTATTTAATCACTTTTATTTTAAGCATAAATTGTTGTTGGCGAATCATAAATTTTTTTATCCAACTATAGTAACATCACATATAACGACTCCTGAAAAAACAGTTGTACGTTAAAAACAAAATGCATTTTggtattcttatatatatatatatatatatatatatatatatatatatatatatatatatatatatatatatatatatatatatatatatatatatatatatatatatatattaaaggtgGATAGTTTTTAGGAACAGTGAAGTTGTGTCCTTTTTGGCAAAAATGACCCTTGGTATTTTTTGAGTCTTATTTGTTCTTTGATTGGATGTTATTTGTTCTTTAAGGGTGTTATTTGTTCTTTCTTTTAAGTTAAACCCACGTGTTTCCCTTGTGTTATCTTTATCCATCCTAAATTATTGTGCTTTGACTGCTGTGCTTAGGTATATTTTTAGTGGTTCAGATTTTTGACACTAAAGTTTGTAGTATTAGCAATTTGGTCCCTTAAATTATTAACAGTGGTGTAAAGATAAGATTGGGGTTGTTACGTGTCATTCCCACGTCTCCCCCACCGGTTCTGCCTTATCTTCCCCCACCTACTTTCTCATCCAGTCATATTCAGATTTCACCGCTTTTCGAAAACCCTCCATCTCTTTCTAAACTCATCAGCTTCAAATTTTTATTGATCGATGTTTTTGTTTTCCTTCTTCAATCTACAGACGGGACCATGCAGATGAGGCAACTGATTCCAATAGACACGATGCAGATAAGGCAACTGATTCCAACAGACCTAGCAAGATTTCAAACAAAGAAACTTAGGGTTCCTCACTTTCTTCCCTTCCATCCCCCTTTAAACTCATCAGGTTGAAATTGCTATTGATCGTTGATTTTATTTCTCTTCTCCAATCTACAGATTGGACGATGCAGACGAGGCAACTGATTCCAACAAACACGATGCATATGAGGCATTTGATTCCAACAGACTCCTTTCACCGCCATCTAAAGTTTTCATCTGCCTTCGTCTTTTGTACTGCTGATCAAACAGACCAGTGTTTGCTTCACACAGGCAATTTTACTCTTCCATTGGAAACCCAACGACCCGACCCACTCAGGAGGGAAGAGCCAATCCTTTGTAATTCTTCTTCATTCATCTGTAGGTATCGTTATCTTTTTAACCCCCTTACTCATTTTCAGTCCTTGGATCTTTCCATCGCTTTTCTTTTCAACGATTTCCAGTTAATCAAATACACAGAAAATGAAATGTCGAGTTTTGGGAATTTGTAGATAAATGGTGAAATTCATAGATGATTTTTTTTCTGAATATGTGATTTCTCATCTGATTGGCAACATATTAAGCTTACATATGCGATTTTATCGGTTTTAGTAATCTCACTAACCGTTTTTTTGTggaaataattttttttgcttGAAAATCTTTGCAGATGGCGACTTTAATTTCTGACACTACACCATGGAAGGACCTGAAGGTGATTCCCAAACGCCTATCTGAACAATTTCATGTATTCATTGCTAAGTGTAACTGTTAATTGATGATGTGAACCCTTTTTACATTCAGGCCTATGTTACGGGCATTGGTAAGACGAATTTACGTGATTTTATGTCTAGCAATGACCGATCCAGGTCAATGATGCTATACGATATGCATCTATCTTTATTGGTATCAAATCAAATTAATTACATATATATACAAATGGATTTCTTGATTTTATTATGTGTGAAAGAAATTGGGGGGTTTTGTTTT includes these proteins:
- the LOC111885461 gene encoding uncharacterized protein LOC111885461, coding for MASVPMIDATRDIGAGTTRWCPTPEQVMLLEGMYRGGLKTPSLTQIQQITTRLSIYGKIQEKNVFYWFQNHKARERKKLRKKLMDMYQQHHHYVGGDEDGSNSRKIIINGKMDFHSDQTCNLMCNCPLMTMMMMMMNHDTTPYCTRVPPKTLELFRLPPPPLNSKAMICPTTLILSPMSSTTNLLVVLI